In one window of Lepus europaeus isolate LE1 chromosome 14, mLepTim1.pri, whole genome shotgun sequence DNA:
- the LOC133773679 gene encoding small ribosomal subunit protein eS24-like: MTNQLLQRKQIVIDMLHPGKATVPKTEIREKLAKMYKTTPDVIFVCGFRTHVGGGETTGFGMIYDSLDYANKNEPKHRLTRHGLYEKKKTSRKQ, from the coding sequence ATGACTAACCAACTGCTCCAGAGGAAGCAGATAGTCATTGACATGCTCCACCCTGGCAAGGCAACTGTGCCGAAGACAGAGATTCGGGAAAAACTGGCCAAAATGTACAAGACGACTCCCGACGTCATCTTTGTGTGTGGATTCAGAACTCATGTTGGTGGTGGCGAGACAACGGGCTTTGGCATGATTTACGATTCCTTGGATTATGCTAACAAAAATGAACCCAAACACAGACTTACAAGACATGGCCTGTATGAGAAGAAAAAGACCtcaagaaagcagtga